The genomic stretch GATTATAATCCTATATAGCGTCTAAATAAAAAGAATTTGACATATTCTGATTAAATTCATGTGCTTGTAGAATTATTTGTGGTGGAGctatttttactactatttggaATCTCAATTGCTAAACATTAGCTAGTGTGCcgtcaacatcatcaacattaTAACACACCAAGTAAGTGTCTTCAACGAAGATAAAGCGTTGAAATATCTATTTTTGGCAAACATGCATGCACTAGAAAAAATAAGACATCATATCTACACCTATATAAGAAGAGCATTGTGtattataaattttgaatttgtatcATATcctttaatataattaatgagTAATATTTATACTAATGTAACATAAATTTCcaaaagaaaaactaaaattaataatatgtgaaccaaattaaacaaacatgcataaaaaaaaaaaacctgaTTGTTTTGTGGGAGGTAAGAGTCCAAGCTGACGACGTTTCTTCTGTCTGTCTCTAGCTTTGTGGTTTTGAAACCAATAAAACACATTCTTGCCTTGTATGTTTCCAAATCTTCTCAGCTTGGCTGCAATCTGCGGGATTTGTTCAGCAGACGGCGTCCGTGTTCCGTGCCGATACATCTCTTCAAGAGCCTGCACTTGCTCCGGCGTCGGATTCCATCTCCCCTTCCCTCTCTTTCCCCCATACTCATCACCTTCACATCATAAGTACATTATTATGCACGTActaacaaattcaaaattttaaaaaaaattgaagaaatgaAATTACTCCATGGGTTGAGTTTAGGGTTGTGAAGGGAGCAGAAGTGGGTGAGAGGGCTAGGCATTGAAGAAATCTTGAATTTGTTGATGGAGAGATGTAGTAAAATATATAGGTGAGAAATTGAAAGGGATGGGAAATGTGTATAATTGAGACTTGACTGTGAAATGGGAAGGGAATTGCACACATTCATTTACTTCAAAATTAAGATATgacttcttctttttttctaaaTTGTACATGCAACTTCACACATATAGTATATACATATAGATAGAGAGAAAGAGACATGCAtgtatatttgttttgacagttCACATTCGAGGAAGGTGAAAATTAAAGGACAAGAGAAAGATGGATGAGTGATGTGAAATTATTggagattttaattttatggtaAAAGCGACGTGACAATGATGAGCTTATCACTGctgctactactactactactgtcTCACTTCCAAAACAAGTTATTTAAACTATCttcctttttttctattttgtttttaaaagcAGGGAATTTCACGGCCGTGTGCATCAGCTAAGTTTCACTGTTGTGTTGCAAATCATACTTGAAAATTTATAATGTGTGAAACATCCAATCTACATTATAACCATCTTTCTTTACATTCCCTGATTCACAGTTTTTACCAAATTCCTACAACTCaaaaagatttcaaattttatCCTAATTTTGCAATTAAAATCAGCCAAATCGACCTCACTTCGATAATTGGGATTATAGTCTAAGTCACAATGATCTCTCGTTTGAATTTAATAATTACCATGAATTGATTCAAagtttttcaaataaaatgttTTATGATGAGCAAAATTAAGATATATGGccaaaatttgataaattacaAACAATTATCCCTATAACTATTATCAGTGGCTTCATCGTGCAATCACCTCTACTATACGGCTCGTTCCATCTGTAGACCAATTAGCGTGTGACAATTTTAATAGTTTGATTTTTATTGAGTGTGAGTGTGATTTTATTTAGGCAGATTAATGCTCAACTAAACTCATAAGGCCATTAGCAATGTGGCGCCCTAAGGCTCGCCAAGttatcagttttatcctcctacccccacctgcaatggggcgccctaaggcgcacccaatatgttttactattgttttgttgaTTAATTTAAATGCTTTACTATAtcttgggacttgaatccatttcgtagtaataataaaaatgtgagtttcgagagtgaaattgtgaaatgaaacgttacaaatgaaggtgaggtaggggtatttatacaaaaaatcgaaaacgtgtgtcatcgtccgcgaccatcgtccgccaatccagcaatggggcgcccaatggcgcggacgatggcctatcgtccaccgagcccacaatggcgcggatGATAGACCATCGTCCACGACGTAGGGCGCACCCTATGCAtcggccgcggacgatggcggccACCCACAATGTGGGCATagtccgcgcccgaggacgatggacgccatcgggcgccccattgcgggtggcctaaaCACCAGAATTTAGTTCTTTGTCTACCCAAGAAGTTGGCCTTTAGTAGCAGTGTTTTTATAATTAGCTAAGCActgatttatttatattaatgcgGCACGTCATTATTGAGAAATTATATGTGCTACCTATATAGATTATATTGCCCACCCTTTTTAATGTTTTGGGCACACGTGCAACCATATTCTTTATTACCCTTCTTTATTACTAAATACTAACCCATTTTTATAACAACGTCTAACCACATCTCTATGAGATATTATCCTTGCTACTCTCTTTAGTCTTTACTATCAATCCATCTCCTGAAATTAAACCCATTTCATTCTTTTTAATTGGCGTCGCTCTTTTTCTAATTTCTTTAAAAGGGGAAGCTAATATACCAACTTAATTATCATAAACAACGAAAACAAAAAATTCTTTCAAGAGGACAAATAACGCACATAACTAATTCTTATACACTTTACATTTGAAATTATTCATGTAGACTTATCTTATCAGACCACATATCTGGGGTTGCTTTAACTTGTCATCTCTGTAAATTTACAGTCATATAGTATAACTATTTAATTTGACTTTATATTATGATGATTGaacattatattattaaaagtcCATAGTATAATCAACACCAAAAGAAATTGATgaaatatactactcctataCTATATATAGGAGGATAATTAATTGTATTTATAAGTAAACAAGGTTCCTAGATTAACTCCTTGAACTAGTTTGTATTAACCCAATATGTATACATATTTACTCATATGGCCAGGCTAGTGTATCTTGTTTGGATTTATGGACATATATAGAAGTTACCGAGAATTACCTTCATTTCTCTTATGCGAGACTCCCATATTTTACCATCTCATGTGCAATCAATGTCACAAATCATGTCGGTCTTAGTGGTTTTATTTACAAATCATATTAATTTACTTCAGAATGGAGGTAGAAATTTGTGGCCATTGAACAAGGGATGTAATTGTAAACAAGCATAAATTACATGTGGTCGTTCATCATCTTCAATACATTGCGATTATACATCACAGAAGTTTATACActgtataaaattttataatcttGTAAACAGACCATATATTATCCTCATTTTGTAAGGGACCTAGAGCTAGCTGAAATTACGTTGTAATTTTGGGGGACTAGTGCCCCATAGCATTTATAGAATGTGAAATAGTTATAAATTGATCTCACCTTCTAGCCACTGCAAATTTTAAAGCTATCTTAATTACAATACAATTTGATATCAATGAAATGTTCCACTTCAGTTGGAACCAGTTGTTTAGTTAGTATGCGAATCTCAAACTAAACCGACACATTTTAAATAGAATTCAAACATATCAAAACTGCTTATACCTTACTCAAAACAATGCCAAATCTTTTAGTACTATTTCCAAATTGTGCTGTTTAATGGCGTTGCCACAGAAAAATACTGATGAGATTTAAAAGCAGACCTATTTATTATATCCTCCCAAGTTCAAATATATAGCATCAATATCTGTCAACTGAATTATTTGTCAGTACTGACTGATTGATGGTCACATATACAAATATATGAGGGATACTACGATACATCTTTTCCTAATTAAATTCTAGTCATGATAAACTCCAACTGAGATAGATGCACCATACATCAGAATGCATTCAAAATTTTGCCTACACATTGTGTTTCATCTGGAGCTTCAGggatgagagaataaaataaaatgtagtaacATTTAGATGTTGATTCTTGACCACATGTCATTGACAAGATTCAAGTACATACACAATCAATGCCACATGTATATTACATAGCGGGAAGATATTGTATTAATTACAGCACAATAAACATCAACAATAGAGCCCACATAACAATGTcattcaataaataattgattttcATTTAGTTTTCACCTTCCAAAACTGCTCACTTCATCTAAACGCAGCAATGCCTCCATTGTGTAGTACTACTTGATGATACAGATTATACAGTCAATAATGAGACAGATACTCGTATTATATGAGTGGAAGTGTGCTTCTAGTATACAGAAATCCTAAGGCTTCCAAGATGCATGTAGATAATGATTTTTCAGCAAATTTTGTGGATGAATAAGGAGAGGCATGCTTACTCCAAGAGTTTGTTGCAAGTGCCAACTCCAACGGCAGCAGCAAGATGCCAAGCAGCATGCAGATATAGGGTCTCAGGAAAATAGTCTTCACAAATGAAAAGAGCACCACCTATTATTGATGACATTTTATGCACATTATGCGCCATCCtgaggtctggatcttcaacaGCTCGCTTCGCAAATGCAACCTAAACAAATAAGCCGATGTCATACCTGTCAAAGACTTTGCTATTGCGACCCAAATTTCACTGCGGCTCAGAGATATACAGTTCAGATTTTTTTAGAACAAGCTTACAAGTTCAAATGGTCATTAACATAGATATCCTTATGACGTAATCCATGATGCAGTTGGAAACATGATAATTCGATGATGAAAGAGAGGTAGGTCATGCATTTGTGATGGAGCCTATCTTTAACTGTTATATCTTAGATTCTTAGGTTCTCAAGATTATGCCCCTGAATCCAAAAGCTTCAATCTAAGTATAGAATGTGGACTCATTAATTGTCTTCAATAAAGTTAGCAAAATTAACTTCGAATACCTTCAACTATGCTGTTAAGATTGCCCAATGAGTCTTAAGTTAAAGAAGTAATATACCTATAGAAAAGTGGAATATCTTGCTGTATTTATTACATGCTGCTCTTATCTCTCTTAACCTCAGGCACAAACAAGAAAACCCCCAAACTCAAGACCGTTTGCCAATCAATGGGCTAGCGATAAGCTGGCCAAGATATATTACCATGCCACTCTAATTtcacagagagggagagagcaaCAAGATTTGAAGTTACACCttataatcatcaaaattatgtGTGTTTGAGGCAATTTTTATTGAGGCATAAGTTATTAGTGACTGATAATAATTAATAGCAAAAATCTGAGCAACATACAAAAGGTCCATGTTAAATTTCCTATTTGAACTAATATTTTCCTTTATAATCTCTGTTACTATAATCACTGGGTGTTCTTTTGCCTCTGtaactaaaatatttttctttcccCTGAAAATTATATGAAGCTAGAGAATAAATAGGTCACAAGTGCAGACAATACTGTAATATGAGAAACATCTACAATCTCCATTGACTAAATACCAGTATATAAAGATGCAAGTTACCTCCATCAATCCTGTGTGAACTGTTGTCACCATCAGAGGCTGTATCGGTAGAACCAGGGCAGATGTGGCCATCAACAACTTTGAGTTGTCATTCCTAAGTGCTCTTGTTAAACACTGCTAGGAATTATGTGCGCTTTAAGAGGGTAAGCTAAGAAAATAAACAGCGTGACAGAGAGTGCAACATTAAAAGAAGTTATGAAAGATACCCTTTTATTTGTGCACAGATTTGTCTTTGCACGTGATCAGGAAGTTCCGAGGTAAAACTTAAATTAGTTTCTGTTCTAGGCGTTCGTTTATACTATCTTTTACATGTGAAGTTTACCATTCTTTAGTTATGGATTCTTGACTGGTTTTCATATCCAGAAACTAGTTTTGACAATCATGTTGATTATTTTTCTGCTGAAAGAATTTAAAGCTAAAGCCTAAAGTATGGGCACTCAGTAAACTTTTTCCTGGCTTGATATTGCAACAGTGCAGAAGCGAGAGAGCATGAAACACCACAATATAGTAGATGGTATAAGTCACTATAAAGTAATTAAACTAAAAAGACTCACCTTCCTTACTAGAAAACTATAGGTAATGGAATGTGTTCTATGGTTAACCATTCTCACAAGTAGTGGTTCATATTATGGACTAGTCAACTTTTGGTATCAAATTAATTTTCTTGAACACAAAATTGTGTTGACTTAACATACTACAATCGAATTTTATTGACTGAAAAAAACTCTGTATCGACTTTAAAATATTCATTCATCCTTAGTTCCTGACAATTTTTACACCCGACTACATAACTTCTTATTTGGCGGAAAGTAGACAGAAATTAGGGCTGTAACTCAAATAAATTGAGAGAAATGTAAACCCACAGGACTAAACATTTATACTCATTACTATTTACTCACCAATGTTGATGTGGCAATCATCGTGCGGTCAGCCCATCTAAGATACTTCCTCCATGTCCCTCTTGAAACATGATACAAACTTGATGCAACTCCTACTCCAATTAGAGAATTCGCGTATATTGTACAATTATGATTTCTCCTGCACCAGCCGAAAAAAACGTTACACGATTATCACATCAATCTTTAACTATCTGCCAATTATCTGTGATGATATGACATTATCACCTTGGGGCCTGAATCCCAAGGGCAATAAATGGAAGTGAAGTGAGCACATTAACAACTCTTTCAGCAAAGCTTCTATCAACTAAAAGGAGCAAAAAACTGGTTAATTCAGAAACTGAAGGCCAAAAGGAAAATGAAAGTAAGTTGGTAAAACTTCAATTATACTACAAAATATCATTTTGTGCCTAAAATACCATTAGTACAGCAATGGATGGGCCTTAGGAAAGCTGGTCTTTCCTGCCAAAGTTTCCTGATAAATAATGTACCTAATGTTAGCAGCAGAATAAATTACTATAAAGAAATAGTACTACTTATTTACTCATAGAAGTTTACATATACAACGATGAGAAGGAAAAAGGCCAACAATAATGTCAAATAGTATGAATCTAGACTCACAGAGGTACTGGCTGTTGGCTGCGTCTAAGGCTGGAAGTTCCACAAGCTGACCGATTCAACTCTTCATGTTGCTTTATCTCCTGAACTGTAAATGGTGAGTGGGGCAATAAGTGAACCCCGTGTAATCCATTCAAGGCCTTACTGGGCTTCAGTGCACCCTCGGGAGTCATCTTATATGAAAAATTTGGCAATCAGTCAACCAGGATTGGCTGATTGCCAAAGATGACATATAGACCTCAGTATGGAGTAGGGGGGGGGGATTCAACAATGCTTTCCACTACAGTTTGTTCAAGCACACTAAAACTTTAGTCAATGTATAAAAAATTCTACCAAAACAAACCAATATATTAAAAGGGAAAGATTGATGCAAGCAGAACAATAGGCTGAAACTTTAATTTGTATAGTTAAAAATTTAAGCCCATAAGCAGATTTAGTTTTACAGCATGTTAATAAGTGGATAGCCAGGAGAAACATAGACAAGGGGAAGGTCTTGCTATGCAGATATAACTTAAAAAGGAAGGAAATCTTATCGTTTGCTCGTATCCTGCTTCGGTTAACACCTTTTATAGGTTACGATTTAAAAAAGAGAGGTGAGGAAACACTTATCTCTCAGTGAATTTCCTAATAACACAATCAGAAAACATCAGTACAGGTGACGGAAGTTCAATTATGCAAATAGATTCAGTCTCATTTCAAGATTCAATGAACTGATTTCTCTCTTTAGCAACCAAGTTCATTAAACAGATCACAGCAACAACAACAACTCACAAAAAAAGCGAAAAAACTGCCGGTTTCAAATTCATCAAAAAAGCATATTGCATAGAAATTAATATGACGACAGTAATCTAGCTAAGAAGTTTAGACACAAATCATCGTAAATTAGCATCCTTAAGCTTTCCATCAGCAGCATAAAAATCTTGATATTAACAAACTTAACTGAACAGGAAATTGTAAAGCGGCTAGTTATCAACAACGAAAAAAACCGTCATAGAGAGTAGATGGAAAGAGAGAAATACCGCGGGAATTGAACTTTGGTGGAAACACTTTGGCAGAAAATAGGGatttattgttaattatatGGGCTTGATTGAAGAAATTCTAATTTGGGAACAACTATGGTCCAATCGATTTGGACTTAAGGAGACAGAGAAAATTTCTGAATATTTTTCTCCTCACTTATTTCCTAAAATGAATAATGATCATGGTAAAGCGTTATTGGAATCCATAAATCAGAAATTAGAATTATTACTGTAACAATAATATGGAGAAGtatatttattgatatttttagaaAGGCATCAACaactaatatttttttaggtGTACCTCAGTTGATTTCTCACACCACTTACTTGTCCCATCCCTTTCAATTTCATTATTTCTGGCtcttattatttaaaattcttTCTTATAAATTGCAAATAATCTGAAAGTATAGAGttcattaaaaatttaaaaatatacataCTTGAAATGAAAGTTTCAGTAATTAAAAAGAGTAAGCTAAAATCTTCAACTTAtgatattttctaatttttcaatgaacataaaaaatagttaatgaGATTGGATGAATTGTGTAATTTCCCCAATTGTCAATCTGCCTTTTGTCGGCAAAATTAAGCAGATGTCATACTCTGACAAGTCTATGTAACGTCGGGCTAATATCGGACCATATAATATGTTTTGATTCAActgattaattttaaattaatattttatatggagtattttatactagtactccctccgtcccgcactactcgtgatgggatacgaactaaacaactaaacaataattgcgagcccaatagcagtgacggcccatcagcccaaaacccaagaaagagtatcagttcggcacaaccaaagagttcggtcacagcctatagctcggtaaaagccgaccaatcgagctcaactctcagatcggcacaaccaaagagttcggtcacagcccatagctcggtaaaagccgaccaatcgagctcaactctcagatcggcaaaagctgatcggcaaagttcagcagttcggtctcagtgttcgaccgaacaaggagatagtggacccatgcaggatctccacgacctccattacacccacgatctatttagtggtgttaagcagttatcaaccatcCACGATCTAGTGAGTggtgctgcaaaccacgatcttagttcaatgtataaatagaacctagatcagatagacaggggttaagctctctagatcctgaatcttatagcaaatcagtgtTGTAATCTGTAAACGAGACCAAggaatacaaatttgccctctcttcttcccgtggacgtagatttacctcagtaaatcgaaccacgtaattttccgtgttgtgatcgtttattacttgcatttattcccatcaaaaattcgccacatcatcactggcgccgtctgtgggaaacagagaaccaaaactgtgataaaagcgagtttttgatcctcttccaccaaaaaatgcataccagatcacataatacccatacttccgtccgtgatgaacgtgaggaagctagtccagcccgtagacccggaaaacagcctcgggagaaatctgcctccagttctcacggtgaaagaacaaaccactccaaaagtcatcgcaccgagcctccccagcagctcgctttgaatgaggctgtcaagtcgttcttggctgagaagcaggatgagttcttaacattcctgcaaaagagccagaagccggagaagcaaacggcggattctccttccccctccagacatgaaagtcactaccgcagtagtgtcgtatcttccaggagaaagaatcctcaccaccgacatgttccttctcctcctcggtaccgaaatcacaggagaactccatctccaccataccgaagagatgtcggattcgccatgtatggagcgctgaagactccattttcggatgatatcacccgaactccattgccacagaattaccgaactccgtcaatgacttatgacgggttagtggatcctcatgatttcctgggacgctatcagtataatatggcgaaccaaggtctcaatgaggttcacatgtgtaagctgtttcccgagctgcttatcgggaacgcaagaaggtggtttgacagcctccctcaagggagcattagatcttacagagatctaatggatgcttttcacaggagattcttccagaaagcggaagcccgaatcacttcggctcagctgctttctatacgtcaaggtcgcgatgaaaaaattagcgacttcatgacgagattccacaaggaatgcctacaagtagatgatctcaatgatctacttgtcatttcggcattccaaaatggaattctgcccggagctctctacagaaagctcgttgagtgcagtccgcaaacagctcaagagatgtgggacattgcggaccagttttctcgtgccgatgaggcagaccgtcgaaaacggtcattagacagctcatccagaggagacaaaaagaagccc from Salvia splendens isolate huo1 chromosome 15, SspV2, whole genome shotgun sequence encodes the following:
- the LOC121767160 gene encoding uncharacterized protein LOC121767160 isoform X1; its protein translation is MTPEGALKPSKALNGLHGVHLLPHSPFTVQEIKQHEELNRSACGTSSLRRSQQPVPLKLWQERPAFLRPIHCCTNVDRSFAERVVNVLTSLPFIALGIQAPRRNHNCTIYANSLIGVGVASSLYHVSRGTWRKYLRWADRTMIATSTLCLTRALRNDNSKLLMATSALVLPIQPLMVTTVHTGLMEVAFAKRAVEDPDLRMAHNVHKMSSIIGGALFICEDYFPETLYLHAAWHLAAAVGVGTCNKLLE
- the LOC121767160 gene encoding uncharacterized protein LOC121767160 isoform X2 → MTPEGALKPSKALNGLHGVHLLPHSPFTVQEIKQHEELNRSACGTSSLRRSQQPVPLRNHNCTIYANSLIGVGVASSLYHVSRGTWRKYLRWADRTMIATSTLCLTRALRNDNSKLLMATSALVLPIQPLMVTTVHTGLMEVAFAKRAVEDPDLRMAHNVHKMSSIIGGALFICEDYFPETLYLHAAWHLAAAVGVGTCNKLLE